Within Marinilabiliales bacterium, the genomic segment AGAGTGGATCTCTGCTGCTATAGCTGCAATGTCATTGTTCTGACGTTCAGCGGCTCCCGTGACAAGCATACTTATTGCCAACAGTAATCCTGTAATTCTCATATTGCTCATGGGAAGTCTTTTTTGGTTAGGAGGGCTAAAATAATAATAATTCTGGTTTGGGGCCTTAAAAACAATGAACGTTATTTTGATTATCTTTATGTCATGTAACTGGTATTAACCCATTCGTGGTGACATGGCAATAATGACATACAGGCGCGAAGAACAGTCCGCCGGCATGCACGGGAACCTGGATCTTCATGAGAGAAAGCCTGTCGGGTTTTATAAGGATGCCGGACTTCTTAGCCCCTATTCAAACATTTTCTACTGGTCGCATATGTCGAGCGGGAGCGGCGCTGATACCGGCGAACACTCGCATAAGGGATTTGAAATATTGAGTTTCGTGCTTAACGGGGAGATTGAGCATTATGATAACCGTTACAGGGGGTGGAAACGACTTTCTGCAGGTGATATGCAAGTCATAATGGCCGGGAATGGCTATGTCCATTCGGAAAGATTCCTGCCCGCATCCTCTGTTCTGCAGATTTGGTTTGATCCTGACCTTGAGAAAACACTGAACCGTCCATCTTCATACAGTGACTTCCCGTCTGACAGGTTCCCGATCAGGATTGAAGAGGGGAGGAGTACCAAAGTGTATGTGGGGGAGGGCTCAGGCGCAGTAATTCACACTCCCGGTGTTACCATCTCTGAAATTTCGCTGGCAGAGGGGAAGCATGCCTGCAATTTTCCCGGTAATGTTTTTATTTCGGGGTTTATTCTCGAAGGCCACCTCAATCTGAGGGGGAGTGATCTTGGCCAATACGATTTTTTCATTGCAAAGGAAGAAGAGAAGCTTGAGATGAATGCAAAGAGTGATTGCAGGCTGTTTGTCGTTGAATCTCCTGTGGATTCAGGATACCCAACATATGCAGGAGATTACAGAATGTAAACTCAGGGTTTTCCCTACAGCTTTGTATCTGTCCCGTAGAAGCGCTGGAGCAGGGATTCGTCTTTAATCTCCTTTGACAGTGCCGTGATGGTTTCAAGTGGCACGTCATACAGATCTAGTACCAGCAGGCCGTCAAGCGAGTTGTTGAACTTTGGGTCTATATTGAAACCTATGATCTTGCCGCTCTGTTTGAGATATTTTTTCAGAAGCACCGGCACTGTATAGTGGCTAGGGTCAATGTCCTGTATGAACCTGTCGAGCCGGCCCAGGTCGGCCGAATCACCCAGAATGATATCGGTGTCAACATCGCCCAGGTCAACTTTGAATTTATTTTTGGGTTTGATAAGCCGGGCAAATTCATTGTTGAAATAATTGTCGGTAATGAATTTGATGATTACCGCCTTTGAGAACTTGGAGTAACGGTTACTGATGCTTACCGGACCAATGAGGTAGCGGTAATCGGGGTTTTTAATAAGAAAATAGAGAATTCCTTTCCACAGCAGGAACAGAGGCAGTGGTTTTTTCTGGTAATCTTTGGCTATGAATGACCGGCCCAGTTCAATACTTTGTTCCAGGACAGGAATTAACCTTTTGTCTATTTTGAAAAGGGTACTAATATAAAGACCCGGCAGTCCGTATTTGTCAATCACTTCCTTGCCTTTGCCTGCCCTGTATGCCCCGGCTACCCTGTTCTCGTCATCGTCCCAGATGAACAGCTGGTGGTAGTAAAGGTCAAATTCGTCTATATCGATCTTACGGTTGGTTCCTTCGCCAACATCCCTGAAAGTGATCTCCCTTAATCTGCCTATCTCGTTGGTGATATTGGGAATGATCACTGAGGGTGCACAATAAACCGAAAAGTTTCCGCTTTTGAAAAGCAGGAAATCTGAGAGGCTGGTGATCTCATCCAGCATTTTTGTGGCAGGAACAGCATCTATTACAGGCTCTTCAGTGGAAGATCTCCGGATGGTATAGGAGAAGAATTTTTTCACTTCAATGCTGGTGCCCAGGGAATAGGTGCGTGCCCTAAGATAACGTCCGTACCTGTAGGTGTCTGTAAACTCATGCTGATCTTTAACAGGGACGGGGTTCCCGATCCTTAATTTGATAATCTTGTTCCTCTTGTTCAGAAGCTCTGATGGGAGTTTTATGGTCCTGAGCACGGGATGGATCATTCCCAGAAGATGGAAGATCCTGCTGTTGGTTCCCTGGAAGTAAACAGGCACTACCGGGACCTGAGCCCGTTTTATGAATTTGATAGCTGAACTCTGCCATTGCCGGTCGGTTACACCTGTCCATTCATCATTGTAAACAGAAACCTCCCCGGCAGGGAATATGCCTAACGGAGAACCTGACCGCAGATGGGTCAGCGCCTCTTTTAACCCTGATATGCCTGAGCCGGCATCTCTTAGTTTTTCAAAAGGGTTGCCGGAAATAATGTGTTCTTTTATGGGCTCAATCCGGCTCAAAAGGAAATTTGCCATTATTCTGAAATCTGCACGGCGTTTTGAAAGCGCGTGCAACAGCAGAAGTCCGTCAATTCCCCCGTAAGGGTGGTTTGATACGGTTATGAACGGACCCCCGGCGGGTATCCTCTGAAGCTCTTCATCGCTCACTTCATATTTTATCTCAAGTTCGTCAATCAGTGCGTCGATGAACTTTATGCCATCCTTGTCCCATGTTTTTGAGTAGACTTTGTTAATTCTGTTGAACCGTAGCAGGAGTATAAGCAACCTGGCAATGCTTTCTCCTCCGAGTTTGTTCATTTTGCCTGACCTGAGCAGATCCTCCGTTTTTATTAGTTGCATGGCCGGTTTTATTTTCAGATTAGTATGCTTATTAATGCTGTTATGCCGAATATGACGATCAGTACCCCGGCTGACCGGTTGATCCTGAACAGGATCCTTAGCCGGAACCTGTTCCTGAAATGGTTTATGATGCTGCTCAGGAGCAGCCAGTAAAGAGCGCCCCCGGCGAGTATACCGGTAACGATAGCAGAAGATACAAGCGGGCCGGGTTTAGGTGTTACAAGTTCAAGGCTTGCGAAAGCCGCCAGGAACAGAAATATGGCAAGGGGATTGGTCAGCATCAGAAGCAGTACCGACATGAAATCGGAAAAATGGGTCTGGTTATTGTTCTGTCCTGACCGCATCAGACTGACCGGGTTCGAGATGAATATGCGGACACCAAGAAATAACAATATCAGCCCGCCTGCAGCACGCATCAGAAACTGCTGTGTTTCAATGAAGTTTATGATCACTGAAAGCCCCAGGATTGCTGCCAGTGCAAATATTGCATCGGCAACGGCGGCTCCCATTCCGGAAACGAACCCCGAGAGGTGCCCCCTGCTGAGTGTCCGCTGGATGCAGAGTACCCCGACAGGTCCCAGCGGGACTGAAGCTATCAGTCCTATTGCCATGCTCTTGATGAGCAAAATTAAGATATCCTGCACCTGACCCTTGCTTCGGTATTAATAATGACACATCACAAAAATATGCAATTTACATTTCAATTACTGCCTGCAAAATTAATTATCTTTACGCTCTTATTTTTCTGAAATGCTGTTTGACCTTGAAAAACGGCCCTGGCAATGGATCATGCTGATCTTTCTTGCTTTTATCTGGGGCGCATCTTTTATCCTTATGAAAAGGGGACTTGTTTCATTCACCAGTATGCAGGTGGGTGCCATGCGGATCTTCTTCTCTTTCGTATTCTTTATACCCCTTATAATAAGGTACCTTGGAAAACTGAACCGGTCAAACCTCAAGTCGCTGCTCATTGTCGGGTTTATCGGCAATGCCATACCCGCTTTTATGTTTTCAACGGCACAGACCGAGATAAGCAGCTCAGTGGCAGGAATTCTCAATTCCCTTACTCCCATTTTCACACTTTTAATAGGTGTGCTATTATATGCCAATAAGGTGAGATGGATAAGTGTTGGGGGACTGTTTATCGGAATGATAGGTGCTGTGGGACTGATAACCAGTATAAATAATATTGATATCGGGACTTCAAACAACTGGTATGGTCTGTTTGCCGTGGCAGGAACACTGTGTTACGGCATAAATGTGAATGAGATCAAGTTCAGGCTACGTGATCTTGACGGTGTTGCCATTGCCTCCCTTGGGTTCCTGTTTATCGGACCTTTTGCCGGACTGTATCTTCTGATGACGGACTTCAGCATGGCTGCAGGATCGGCCGAACTGACCGGCAGCCTTCTTGCCGTTATTGCGCTGGCATTTTTCTCGAGCTTTATTGCAGTTATTTTGATGAATGTGTTGATCAAGTTCACAACTACGCTCTTTGCTGCATCGGTAACTTATATTATCCCGATATTTGCCATTTTCTGGGGCCTGATGGATGGAGAGAGTTTTCTCCCTGTTCAGGCATTCTGGGCACTTGTAATCCTGGCAGGCGTGTACCTGGTTAACGGGAAAAGAAAAAGTTAAGGTGCTAAGGGTTTTCGCCGAAGCTCATGACAGCCGTTTCCAGGAATTCTGCAAAAGCATCCCTGTTGAGGCTGTAACCGCGTGGCTGGTTAAGCAGATTGCCGCCGGGATCCATTACCACGTAATAGGGTTGGGTATTTGTATTGAATGCCGATATCTGGTAATCCAGGTTTTTTCTCCCGATAGTATTCTTTACCCTTCCGTCGATCTCTGATGTTATCCATTCATCTTCAGGGAGCCTTGTCCGGTCATCAACGTAGAGTGAGATAATGACAAAGTCGTTTCTCAGCCGCTCAAGTACGCGCTGGTCTGACCAGACCCTGGCCTCCATCTCCTTGCAGTTTGAACAGGCGTGTCCGGTAAAGCTGAGGAATACAGGCTTGTTGAGCTCTTGTGCGCAGGCAAGTCCCTGCTCCAGGTCAAAATATCCCTGTAGTCCGTGCGGCAATGTGAGGAAGTCAGCAAATCTCGGTTCGTCGCATAATTCCGATGGTATTGCCGCCGTGCCTGTTCCGCTGTCCCTTATAATTGCACCTATGTCAAAGGAGAGGCTATGCTGGGGAGGCAACAGGGATGATATTGGTTTGAGGGGGGCCCCGAACATTCCCGGAACCAGGTAGACCACGAAGGCGAATGATGCTATGGCAATGAAAAGCCTTGGCACGCTCACATGGTCCAGCTTGCTGTCATGTGCCAGTCTGAGCTTTCCCAAAAGGTAGAAGCCGAGAAGTGTAAATATCACAATCCATATTGCAAGGTATACATCCCTGGTCAATATGCCCCAGTGATATGTCTGGTCGACCACCATGAGGAATCTGAGGCTGAAGGCCAGGACAATGAAGCCCAGCACGACTTTTACCGAATTGAGCCAACCCCCTGATTTAGGCAGTTTGTTGAGCCATGATGGGAATATGGCAAGCAGGGTGAAAGGAACGGCGAAGGCAAGCGAGAATCCGAACATGCCGATTACCGGTTTTGCTCCTGTACCGGTTGCCGCTTCAACAAGCAGTGCGCCAACGATGGGCCCGACACATGAGAGGGAAACAATGACCAGGGTCAGAGCCATGAAGAATGAACCCAGGTAACCACCGCTTTCTGCTTTTGTATCTGCCTTTGTTGCCAGGCTGCCGGGCAGGGTTATCTCAAAAAGTCCGAAAAACGATGCGGCAAAGGCAATAAACAACAGGAAGAATAACAGGTTGGGAAGCCAGTGCGAACTGAGCTGATTAGCAAATCCTGCTCCGACGCTCGTAAGCGATACAAGAAGACCGAGACTGGTGTATACCGCGATAATGGAAATGCCAAACACTAATGCGTTAATTATGGAATTCAGGCGGCCTGACTGCTTCTGCATGAAAAAGGATACCGTCATCGGGATCATCGGGAAGACGCAGGGAGTAAGCAACCCTGCAAGTCCCCCTGCAAATGCGATAAAGAAGAATAACCAGAGACTGCGGCTGTCTGTTGCTGTATCTGCCGGTGATGGTTTGGCCGCACTTGTGCCGGTTACAGGGTAACCTGTCTGACCGGACTCGTTTTCTCCTGTGAAGGCAGGACCCGGCTCTTCATCAACAGTTGCAGATTCATCAGGAGTTGCTGCTGTTTCAGGTGCGGCCGTAACCCCCGGCAATCTGCCGGACTCGTCTGCGGCAGCCGGAGCCGGAACCACACCCTCGTTTAAAATGAATTCAAATTCTACCTCCTGGGGAGGCAGGCAGCGTTCGTCATCGCAGCTCATGTACTCAACAAAGCCTGTTATGACAAACTCACTTTCTGAAAGTATTCTGACTTTCTGCCTGAAGCGGGCCTCATTGCTGAAAAGAGGAAGGTCCATGCTGAAAAACGGATCAAATTTAATCTCCGGGTCAACCATATCCTCCACTTTGCCAATGAGCTCAAAATGCTCGTTTACGTCAATATGGAAAAAGGTTGGTATTGGCCCGCCCTCAGGGATCTCCTGTCCGTACAGGTACCAGTTATCGTCAATAGCCGCATTTATGTGCAGGTGTACCTCGCGGGCACTTACCTGCTCCTTTGAAAAATGCCACTTTACCGGTTCAAGTATCTGTGACGCTGCC encodes:
- a CDS encoding GNAT family N-acetyltransferase, which gives rise to MQLIKTEDLLRSGKMNKLGGESIARLLILLLRFNRINKVYSKTWDKDGIKFIDALIDELEIKYEVSDEELQRIPAGGPFITVSNHPYGGIDGLLLLHALSKRRADFRIMANFLLSRIEPIKEHIISGNPFEKLRDAGSGISGLKEALTHLRSGSPLGIFPAGEVSVYNDEWTGVTDRQWQSSAIKFIKRAQVPVVPVYFQGTNSRIFHLLGMIHPVLRTIKLPSELLNKRNKIIKLRIGNPVPVKDQHEFTDTYRYGRYLRARTYSLGTSIEVKKFFSYTIRRSSTEEPVIDAVPATKMLDEITSLSDFLLFKSGNFSVYCAPSVIIPNITNEIGRLREITFRDVGEGTNRKIDIDEFDLYYHQLFIWDDDENRVAGAYRAGKGKEVIDKYGLPGLYISTLFKIDKRLIPVLEQSIELGRSFIAKDYQKKPLPLFLLWKGILYFLIKNPDYRYLIGPVSISNRYSKFSKAVIIKFITDNYFNNEFARLIKPKNKFKVDLGDVDTDIILGDSADLGRLDRFIQDIDPSHYTVPVLLKKYLKQSGKIIGFNIDPKFNNSLDGLLVLDLYDVPLETITALSKEIKDESLLQRFYGTDTKL
- a CDS encoding DUF255 domain-containing protein produces the protein MQKPMITIISLLLFVSGAASQILEPVKWHFSKEQVSAREVHLHINAAIDDNWYLYGQEIPEGGPIPTFFHIDVNEHFELIGKVEDMVDPEIKFDPFFSMDLPLFSNEARFRQKVRILSESEFVITGFVEYMSCDDERCLPPQEVEFEFILNEGVVPAPAAADESGRLPGVTAAPETAATPDESATVDEEPGPAFTGENESGQTGYPVTGTSAAKPSPADTATDSRSLWLFFFIAFAGGLAGLLTPCVFPMIPMTVSFFMQKQSGRLNSIINALVFGISIIAVYTSLGLLVSLTSVGAGFANQLSSHWLPNLLFFLLFIAFAASFFGLFEITLPGSLATKADTKAESGGYLGSFFMALTLVIVSLSCVGPIVGALLVEAATGTGAKPVIGMFGFSLAFAVPFTLLAIFPSWLNKLPKSGGWLNSVKVVLGFIVLAFSLRFLMVVDQTYHWGILTRDVYLAIWIVIFTLLGFYLLGKLRLAHDSKLDHVSVPRLFIAIASFAFVVYLVPGMFGAPLKPISSLLPPQHSLSFDIGAIIRDSGTGTAAIPSELCDEPRFADFLTLPHGLQGYFDLEQGLACAQELNKPVFLSFTGHACSNCKEMEARVWSDQRVLERLRNDFVIISLYVDDRTRLPEDEWITSEIDGRVKNTIGRKNLDYQISAFNTNTQPYYVVMDPGGNLLNQPRGYSLNRDAFAEFLETAVMSFGENP
- a CDS encoding DMT family transporter, whose amino-acid sequence is MLFDLEKRPWQWIMLIFLAFIWGASFILMKRGLVSFTSMQVGAMRIFFSFVFFIPLIIRYLGKLNRSNLKSLLIVGFIGNAIPAFMFSTAQTEISSSVAGILNSLTPIFTLLIGVLLYANKVRWISVGGLFIGMIGAVGLITSINNIDIGTSNNWYGLFAVAGTLCYGINVNEIKFRLRDLDGVAIASLGFLFIGPFAGLYLLMTDFSMAAGSAELTGSLLAVIALAFFSSFIAVILMNVLIKFTTTLFAASVTYIIPIFAIFWGLMDGESFLPVQAFWALVILAGVYLVNGKRKS